The Pseudomonadota bacterium sequence ATCGATGCCGACCCTGATGCCAACTTGGCCTCTGCCATCGGCTTCAACATCAAAGAAGTTGAAAATGTCACCCCGCTGGCGCAGATGACCGAAGAGATTGAATCCCGCACCGGTGCTAAAAAAGGAACTTTCGGGGGGATTTTCAAACTTAACCCCCAAGTTGATGACATTCCGGAAAAATTCAGCCTTTTAAAAGAAAATATCAAGCTGCTGATTCTGGGAACCATTCCCGAAGGCGGCGGCGGCTGTTACTGCCCGGAAAGCGTCCTGTTGAAGTACCTGCTGCGCCACCTTTTTCTGCAGCGGGATGAAAGCATTATCCTTGATATGGAAGCCGGGCTTGAACACCTGGGCCGCGGTTCCACCCGGGGCATCGATGCTTTTATCGTCGTCGTCGAACCGGGAACCCGCAGTCTCCAGACGGCCCGCCAGGTAAAAAAACTGGCCGCTGATCTGGGAGTAAAGCAGGTTTATGTGGTCGGCAACAAGATTCATACCCCGGAAGACCGTCAGTTCATCGAGAAAAACCTGGATGATATGATTATCCTCGGAATCATTGATTATGATCCAGCTATCGTTGCCGCTGACCGCCGGGACGAATCCCCCTATGACGTCAACCCGGAAGTAG is a genomic window containing:
- a CDS encoding carbon monoxide dehydrogenase accessory protein CooC; the protein is MKIAISGKGGVGKTTLAGTLARLMADQNKKVLAIDADPDANLASAIGFNIKEVENVTPLAQMTEEIESRTGAKKGTFGGIFKLNPQVDDIPEKFSLLKENIKLLILGTIPEGGGGCYCPESVLLKYLLRHLFLQRDESIILDMEAGLEHLGRGSTRGIDAFIVVVEPGTRSLQTARQVKKLAADLGVKQVYVVGNKIHTPEDRQFIEKNLDDMIILGIIDYDPAIVAADRRDESPYDVNPEVVKNVKGIYENLCHQIGSDN